From the genome of Oxyura jamaicensis isolate SHBP4307 breed ruddy duck chromosome 2, BPBGC_Ojam_1.0, whole genome shotgun sequence, one region includes:
- the MC4R gene encoding melanocortin receptor 4, which yields MNFTQHRGTLQPLHFWNHSNGLHGGASEPNAKGHSSGGCYEQLFVSPEVFVTLGIISLLENVLVIVAIAKNKNLHSPMYFFICSLAVADMLVSVSNGSETIVITLLNNTDTDAQSFTINIDNVIDSVICSSLLASICSLLSIAVDRYFTIFYALQYHNIMTVKRVGVIITCIWAACTVSGILFIIYSDSSVVIICLISMFFTMLILMASLYVHMFMMARMHIKKIAVLPGTGPIRQGANMKGAITLTILIGVFVVCWAPFFLHLIFYISCPYNPYCVCFMSHFNFYLILIMCNSIIDPLIYAFRSQELRKTFKEIICCCSLRGLCDLPGKY from the coding sequence ATGAATTTCACCCAGCACCGTGGGACACTCCAGCCTCTGCATTTCTGGAATCACAGCAATGGACTGCACGGGGGTGCCAGCGAGCCCAATGCAAAGGGCCACTCCTCAGGAGGCTGCTACGAGCAACTCTTCGTATCCCCTGAAGTGTTTGTGACTCTGGGCATCATCAGCTTGCTGGAGAACGTCTTGGTCATTGTGGCAATAGCCAAGAACAAGAACCTCCATTCGCCCATGTACTTCTTCATCTGTAGCTTGGCAGTGGCTGACATGCTAGTGAGTGTATCTAATGGATCAGAAACTATTGTCATCACGCTGCTAAACAATACAGACACAGACGCACAGAGCTTTACCATAAATATTGACAATGTCATTGACTCAGTGATTTGCAGTTCCCTGCTTGCATCAATTTGCAGTCTCCTCTCAATAGCAGTGGACAGGTATTTTACTATCTTTTACGCCCTCCAGTACCATAACATCATGACGGTAAAGCGTGTAGGGGTCATCATCACATGCATCTGGGCTGCTTGCACAGTCTCAGGCATTTTGTTCATCATTTACTCTGACAGCAGTGTTGTCATCATCTGCCTTATTAGCATGTTCTTCACCATGCTCATTCTCATGGCATCCCTCTATGTCCACATGTTCATGATGGCTCGGATGCATATCAAAAAGATCGCAGTTCTTCCAGGGACCGGCCCTATTCGCCAAGGGGCCAACATGAAAGGGGCCATCACTCTCACTATCCTGATTGGAGTTTTTGTTGTGTGCTGGGCCCCATTTTTTCTGCACCTCATCTTCTACATCTCCTGCCCCTATAACCCTTACTGTGTGTGCTTCATGTCCCATTTTAACTTCTATCTCATCCTCATCATGTGCAACTCCATCATCGATCCACTTATCTATGCATTCCGGAGTCAGGAGCTCAGGAAAACTTTCAAGGAGATTATATGCTGCTGTAGTCTGAGAGGGCTTTGTGATTTGCCTGGCAAATACTAG